From Gimesia sp., a single genomic window includes:
- a CDS encoding DUF4339 domain-containing protein: MATEWFYKQSDEELGPYLFREMVQMVREEHLLPETMVRPSYMDEWQRADSVVGLFYMSRKDPVTLPTIPSVKEDDNAEYADADDLDSFLAEPEAPDQNDSAVPEQEFERPGWLRRLLALRSSKIPPILLDSRREINVSHYPPASSKTEAFTDLDLPVDVVNDSEDVDEAVDTGAFSEETWSTTVNAAVERIDARAPKQEQAHPSRQLLPAICFSFIEHPAFRTILIVCAIILCGSLGIYGFVDWMGQGQLYFPLVGSTSPVLFLVYAGCSFLVVLVLVPIIAYFTAPYLRLGYRLGAALVTANVTVLFLSNWSAKQNMIFPSREPVEAKLIFPILGECSRFTYWMCFVDSVIFVAILTYIAAWWLEVQADEI, from the coding sequence ATGGCGACTGAATGGTTCTACAAACAGTCTGATGAAGAATTGGGGCCCTACCTCTTCCGTGAGATGGTTCAGATGGTTCGTGAGGAGCATCTGCTGCCTGAGACAATGGTACGTCCCAGCTATATGGATGAATGGCAGCGTGCTGATTCTGTCGTCGGCCTGTTTTATATGTCGCGTAAAGATCCGGTAACGCTGCCAACCATTCCGTCTGTAAAAGAAGATGATAATGCAGAATATGCTGACGCAGATGATTTGGATTCGTTTCTAGCAGAACCTGAAGCGCCTGACCAGAATGACTCTGCTGTTCCGGAACAGGAGTTCGAACGTCCGGGCTGGCTGAGACGTCTGCTAGCATTGAGAAGCAGTAAGATTCCTCCGATTCTCCTCGATTCCCGGCGCGAAATTAATGTCAGTCACTATCCACCTGCGAGTAGTAAAACAGAGGCCTTCACCGACCTTGATTTGCCGGTGGATGTCGTCAATGACTCAGAGGATGTAGATGAAGCCGTTGATACTGGCGCTTTCTCTGAAGAGACCTGGTCAACAACGGTCAACGCAGCTGTCGAACGCATCGATGCACGTGCTCCCAAACAAGAACAGGCTCATCCTTCCCGCCAGTTACTTCCCGCGATCTGCTTCTCCTTTATAGAGCATCCCGCATTTCGAACTATTTTGATTGTCTGCGCCATCATCCTCTGCGGAAGTCTAGGAATCTATGGATTTGTGGACTGGATGGGGCAAGGACAACTATATTTTCCGCTCGTCGGGTCGACATCACCAGTTTTGTTTCTCGTTTATGCGGGTTGTTCATTTCTGGTGGTTCTCGTATTAGTTCCTATAATCGCCTACTTTACAGCGCCTTACTTGCGGCTCGGATACAGGCTGGGAGCGGCGTTGGTTACAGCGAATGTTACAGTGCTGTTTTTATCGAATTGGTCAGCGAAACAAAATATGATTTTCCCTTCACGCGAACCTGTTGAAGCAAAGCTGATCTTTCCGATCCTCGGTGAATGTTCCCGATTTACTTACTGGATGTGCTTTGTTGATTCTGTAATCTTTGTCGCCATTCTGACCTACATTGCCGCCTGGTGGCTGGAGGTACAAGCTGATGAGATATAA